In Monodelphis domestica isolate mMonDom1 chromosome 4, mMonDom1.pri, whole genome shotgun sequence, one DNA window encodes the following:
- the AHDC1 gene encoding transcription factor Gibbin isoform X2, translating into MRVKPQGLVVTSSAVCSSPDYLREPNLANSIRSPEERNTPHGKAERPGRALYEAEPEQRGSPEPGQGTSPGAATGLPQEPEPDAPDYSELADADILSELASLACPEAQLLEAQALEPPSPEPEPQLLDQQPRFLDPQVLEPLGETLELPPLQPLADPLGLPGLALQALETLPDALETQLLDPQSLDPLPKLLEAPSHHLESQPPMASCPLPEPLRLDLCPPRGPLGTEGHPKYALRRTDKPKILCRRRKAGRGRKADACPEGRLLPLPMPVGLAAALAEPVPPPPAVVPVPTPEPDTGAPRPLVPTRKGKCRGVRRMVVKMAKIPVSLGRRNKTTYKVSSLSSSLNVEGKELGVRVSAEPTPLLKMKNNGRNVVVVFPPGEMPIILKRKRGRPPKNLLLGPGKPKEPTPEVKKRRRRKQKLASPQPSYAADANDSKADYSDVLAKLAFLNRQSQCAGRCSPPRCWTPSEPESVHQAPDTQSISHFLHRVQGFRRRGGKAGGFGGRGGGHAAKAARCSFSDFFEGIGKKKKVVAAAGVAGMGHPELGHPRKRGRVEVDAGGKPKRKRRARKNGTLFPEQTPGGQSFGDGGAEWTGEKGNAWAPHHGHPGSQAGRNCSYQGAEARAFPSSGLESGASGRGGYYGTGTPSAQAELSQERHSLFTGYFRSLLDSDDSSDLLDFALSASRPESRKSSGTYTGPPTSTLPAQGRGLAAFSNRGAKANPAVGGGGTGTEPSFQPVLPARQAFPPGRAAGYGVTPAASDCRATEAFPKLAPPSAVARSPTAHPPAGTYPQYSGYAAGQGVFPPGKPFSGQDCANSKDCSFAYGSGSSLPASPSSAHSAGYAQPTAGPCLPLGKASFFNSSEAAPFSGSAPTPLRCDSRASTVSPGGYMVPKSTAATAAPSFQPSPENCRQFAGAPQWPFRQGYGGLDWTSEAFSQLYNPGFDCHINEPNVILDISNYTPQKAKQQTAVSETFSESSSDSTQFNQPTGGYRRANSEASSSEGQSSLSSLEKLMMDWNEASSAPGYNWNQTVLFQSSSKPGRGRRKKVDLFEASHLGFSSSSSSSPATASSAYPSKRSTGPRQPRGARGGGACSGKKERGGGAKAKFIPKPQPVNPLFQDSPDLGLDYYSGDSSMSPLPSQSRAFGVGERDQCDYIGPYSMNPSTPSDGTFGQGFHCDSPSLGPPPDLDSKHFPGLGHPLGTPGPQTVFDSGLQKAYSPNCSPTLAFKEDLRPAKLPACEPLKHGLQGTGLGHAPHLSCRDLPLGQTHYDSPSCKGASYWYPPGSAARSPPYEGKAGSGLLADFLGRTEASCLNAPHLTSPPATPKGDKEPLEMVRPPGPPRGGYGCPLLSDLTLSPVPRDSMLQLQDTYRYPSFVPQGHPGLGGAPKSGFLGPMGEPHPEDTFTVTSL; encoded by the exons ATGCGTGTGAAGCCCCAGGGCCTGGTGGTGACCTCCAGTGCCGTGTGCAGCTCGCCCGACTACCTCCGGGAGCCCAA CCTGGCCAACAGCATCCGAAGTCCCGAGGAGCGGAATACCCCACATGGCAAGGCTGAGAGACCCGGGCGAGCCCTCTATGAGGCAGAGCCTGAGCAGAGGGGGAGCCCCGAGCCCGGCCAGGGAACGAGCCCCGGAGCCGCTACCGGCCTCCCCCAGGAACCGGAGCCTGACGCTCCCGACTACTCTGAGCTGGCCGATGCCGACATCCTCAGCGAGCTGGCCTCCCTCGCCTGCCCTGAGGCTCAGCTCCTCGAGGCCCAGGCCCTGGAGCCTCCGTCCCCCGAACCCGAGCCCCAGCTCCTGGACCAGCAGCCCCGCTTCCTGGATCCCCAGGTGCTAGAGCCTCTTGGGGAAACGCTGGAGTTACCACCGCTCCAACCGCTGGCCGACCCCCTGGGCCTGCCGGGCCTGGCCCTCCAGGCCCTGGAGACATTGCCCGATGCCCTCGAGACCCAGCTGCTTGACCCCCAGAGCCTCGACCCCCTGCCCAAGCTGCTCGAGGCCCCCAGCCACCACCTAGAGTCACAACCGCCGATGGCCAGCTGCCCGCTGCCCGAGCCCCTGCGGCTGGACCTGTGCCCTCCCCGAGGGCCGCTGGGGACCGAGGGTCACCCCAAGTACGCCCTGCGGCGGACTGATAAGCCAAAGATTTTGTGCCGCCGCCGCAAGGCGGGCCGGGGCAGGAAGGCAGATGCCTGCCCCGAAGGTCGCCTGCTGCCCCTGCCCATGCCTGTGGGCCTGGCGGCCGCCTTGGCAGAACCCGTGCCACCCCCACCAGCTGTTGTCCCAGTCCCTACCCCGGAGCCGGACACCGGGGCCCCTCGACCCCTCGTGCCCACCCGGAAGGGCAAGTGCCGGGGCGTTCGGCGGATGGTGGTGAAGATGGCCAAGATCCCCGTATCCCTCGGGCGCCGGAACAAGACCACGTACAAAGTGTCCTCCCTGAGTAGCAGCCTGAACGTGGAGGGCAAGGAGCTGGGGGTCCGGGTGTCGGCCGAGCCCACCCCCCTCCTGAAGATGAAGAACAACGGACGCAACGTGGTCGTGGTGTTCCCGCCTGGCGAGATGCCCATCATTCTGAAGCGCAAGAGGGGCCGCCCCCCCAAGAACCTGCTGCTGGGCCCCGGCAAGCCCAAGGAGCCCACCCCCGAGGTGAAGAAGCGGCGGCGGCGGAAGCAGAAACTGGCCTCCCCGCAGCCCTCCTACGCGGCCGACGCCAACGACAGCAAGGCCGATTACTCGGACGTGCTGGCCAAGCTGGCCTTCTTGAACCGCCAGAGCCAGTGTGCGGGCCGCTGCTCCCCGCCCCGCTGCTGGACCCCGAGCGAACCGGAGTCCGTGCACCAGGCTCCCGACACCCAGAGCATCTCCCACTTTTTGCACCGTGTCCAGGGCTTCCGCCGGCGGGGTGGGAAGGCGGGGGGCTTTGGCGGGCGGGGTGGCGGCCACGCCGCCAAGGCTGCCCGCTGCTCCTTCAGCGATTTCTTCGAGGGcattgggaagaaaaagaaggtggTGGCAGCAGCCGGGGTAGCGGGCATGGGCCATCCTGAGCTGGGTCACCCCCGCAAGAGGGGCCGGGTAGAAGTGGATGCGGGAGGGAAGCCCAAACGGAAAAGGCGAGCACGGAAGAACGGGACGCTGTTCCCAGAACAGACCCCTGGGGGTCAGAGCTTTGGGGACGGGGGCGCTGAGTGGACTGGGGAGAAGGGCAACGCCTGGGCTCCCCACCACGGACACCCCGGGAGCCAGGCCGGGCGAAACTGTAGCTACCAGGGGGCCGAGGCCCGGGCCTTCCCGTCATCTGGCCTAGAGAGCGGTGCCTCTGGCCGGGGTGGGTACTACGGGACGGGTACGCCCTCAGCCCAGGCAGAGCTCAGCCAGGAGCGCCACAGCCTCTTCACGGGCTATTTCCGTTCCCTGCTGGACTCAGATGACTCCTCGGATCTGCTGGACTTTGCCCTTTCCGCTTCCCGGCCCGAGTCACGCAAGTCATCGGGCACCTACACGGGGCCCCCCACCAGCACCCTGCCTGCTCAGGGCAGGGGCCTGGCCGCCTTCTCCAACCGGGGGGCCAAGGCCAACCCAGCCGTCGGTGGGGGTGGCACCGGGACAGAACCGTCCTTCCAGCCGGTCCTGCCCGCCCGCCAGGCTTTTCCTCCAGGGAGGGCGGCGGGCTACGGGGTGACCCCGGCCGCATCGGACTGTCGGGCCACCGAGGCCTTTCCGAAGTTGGCACCGCCCTCGGCCGTGGCTCGCTCGCCCACTGCCCACCCACCAGCGGGGACCTACCCCCAGTATAGCGGTTATGCGGCGGGCCAGGGCGTGTTCCCACCAGGGAAGCCCTTTTCGGGGCAAGACTGTGCCAACAGCAAGGACTGCAGCTTTGCCTATGGCAGCGGCAGCAGCCTCCCCGCCTCGCCCAGTAGCGCCCACAGTGCTGGCTATGCCCAGCCCACAGCAGGCCCCTGCCTGCCCTTGGGCAAAGCCTCCTTCTTTAACAGCTCCGAGGCGGCCCCTTTCTCTGGCTCGGCCCCCACGCCCCTGCGCTGCGACAGCCGCGCCAGCACCGTCTCCCCCGGGGGGTACATGGTGCCCAAGAGcaccgccgccaccgccgccccCTCCTTCCAGCCCTCCCCCGAGAATTGTCGGCAGTTCGCGGGAGCACCTCAGTGGCCTTTCCGGCAGGGCTACGGAGGCCTGGACTGGACCTCGGAGGCCTTCAGCCAGCTCTATAACCCCGGCTTCGACTGTCACATCAACGAGCCCAACGTGATCCTGGACATCTCCAACTACACCCCGCAGAAGGCCAAGCAGCAGACGGCCGTGTCGGAGACCTTCTCCGAGTCGTCCTCCGACAGCACCCAGTTCAACCAGCCCACGGGGGGCTACCGGCGGGCCAACAGCGAGGCCTCCTCCAGCGAAGGCCAGTCCAGCCTGTCGAGCCTGGAGAAGCTGATGATGGACTGGAACGAGGCGTCGTCGGCCCCCGGCTACAACTGGAACCAGACCGTCCTTTTCCAGAGTAGCTCCAAGCCTGGCCGGGGCCGGCGGAAGAAGGTGGACTTGTTCGAGGCCTCCCACTTGGGTTTCTCCTCTTCGTCGTCTTCGTCGCCGGCCACGGCCTCCTCTGCCTATCCCTCCAAGCGGAGCACCGGACCCAGGCAGCCCCGGGGGGCCCGGGGGGGTGGGGCCTGCTCGGGGAAGAAGGAGCGGGGGGGCGGGGCGAAGGCCAAGTTCATCCCCAAGCCGCAGCCGGTCAACCCCCTGTTCCAGGACAGCCCAGACCTGGGCCTGGACTACTATAGCGGGGACAGTAGCATGTCGCCTTTGCCCTCGCAGTCTCGGGCCTtcggggtgggggagagggatcAGTGTGACTACATCGGGCCCTACTCCATGAATCCGTCCACACCATCGGACGGCACCTTCGGCCAAGGGTTCCACTGCGACTCGCCCAGCCTGGGCCCTCCCCCGGACTTGGACAGCAAACATTTCCCCGGCCTCGGCCACCCCCTGGGCACGCCGGGCCCACAGACAGTGTTCGATTCGGGCCTCCAGAAGGCCTATTCCCCCAACTGCTCGCCAACACTGGCCTTCAAAGAGGACCTGCGGCCGGCCAAGCTGCCTGCCTGCGAGCCACTTAAACATGGCCTTCAGGGCACCGGCCTCGGCCATGCCCCCCACCTGAGCTGCCGGGACCTGCCCCTCGGCCAGACCCACTACGACTCGCCCAGCTGCAAAGGTGCCAGCTATTGGTACCCGCCGGGCTCCGCAGCACGCAGCCCACCCTACGAGGGCAAGGCTGGGTCGGGGCTGCTGGCTGACTTCCTGGGCAGGACGGAGGCCTCGTGCCTCAATGCCCCGCACCTCACCAGCCCCCCAGCCACGCCCAAAGGGGACAAGGAGCCCCTGGAGATGGTGCGGCCCCCGGGTCCCCCCCGAGGTGGCTACGGCTGCCCGCTCCTAAGTGACTTGACCCTGTCGCCTGTGCCGAGGGACTCCATGCTGCAGTTGCAGGACACATACAGGTACCCCAGCTTTGTGCCGCAGGGCCACCCTGGCCTGGGGGGTGCCCCGAAGAGCGGCTTCCTGGGGCCTATGGGGGAGCCCCACCCTGAGGACACTTTCACCGTCACCTCCCTGTAG
- the AHDC1 gene encoding transcription factor Gibbin isoform X1 yields MRVKPQGLVVTSSAVCSSPDYLREPKYYPGGSPSPRPLLPARSPACPPNKAFSRTFPEDPHPPPRGDPGTRRPPLLSKGDDLLPPRPPVPPRPFPHARCPVPGGGGSKRRWGNGRVNLHPVVQLIDIMKDLTRLSQDLQHSGVHLDCGGLRLSRPPAPPPGDLQYSFFSSPSLANSIRSPEERNTPHGKAERPGRALYEAEPEQRGSPEPGQGTSPGAATGLPQEPEPDAPDYSELADADILSELASLACPEAQLLEAQALEPPSPEPEPQLLDQQPRFLDPQVLEPLGETLELPPLQPLADPLGLPGLALQALETLPDALETQLLDPQSLDPLPKLLEAPSHHLESQPPMASCPLPEPLRLDLCPPRGPLGTEGHPKYALRRTDKPKILCRRRKAGRGRKADACPEGRLLPLPMPVGLAAALAEPVPPPPAVVPVPTPEPDTGAPRPLVPTRKGKCRGVRRMVVKMAKIPVSLGRRNKTTYKVSSLSSSLNVEGKELGVRVSAEPTPLLKMKNNGRNVVVVFPPGEMPIILKRKRGRPPKNLLLGPGKPKEPTPEVKKRRRRKQKLASPQPSYAADANDSKADYSDVLAKLAFLNRQSQCAGRCSPPRCWTPSEPESVHQAPDTQSISHFLHRVQGFRRRGGKAGGFGGRGGGHAAKAARCSFSDFFEGIGKKKKVVAAAGVAGMGHPELGHPRKRGRVEVDAGGKPKRKRRARKNGTLFPEQTPGGQSFGDGGAEWTGEKGNAWAPHHGHPGSQAGRNCSYQGAEARAFPSSGLESGASGRGGYYGTGTPSAQAELSQERHSLFTGYFRSLLDSDDSSDLLDFALSASRPESRKSSGTYTGPPTSTLPAQGRGLAAFSNRGAKANPAVGGGGTGTEPSFQPVLPARQAFPPGRAAGYGVTPAASDCRATEAFPKLAPPSAVARSPTAHPPAGTYPQYSGYAAGQGVFPPGKPFSGQDCANSKDCSFAYGSGSSLPASPSSAHSAGYAQPTAGPCLPLGKASFFNSSEAAPFSGSAPTPLRCDSRASTVSPGGYMVPKSTAATAAPSFQPSPENCRQFAGAPQWPFRQGYGGLDWTSEAFSQLYNPGFDCHINEPNVILDISNYTPQKAKQQTAVSETFSESSSDSTQFNQPTGGYRRANSEASSSEGQSSLSSLEKLMMDWNEASSAPGYNWNQTVLFQSSSKPGRGRRKKVDLFEASHLGFSSSSSSSPATASSAYPSKRSTGPRQPRGARGGGACSGKKERGGGAKAKFIPKPQPVNPLFQDSPDLGLDYYSGDSSMSPLPSQSRAFGVGERDQCDYIGPYSMNPSTPSDGTFGQGFHCDSPSLGPPPDLDSKHFPGLGHPLGTPGPQTVFDSGLQKAYSPNCSPTLAFKEDLRPAKLPACEPLKHGLQGTGLGHAPHLSCRDLPLGQTHYDSPSCKGASYWYPPGSAARSPPYEGKAGSGLLADFLGRTEASCLNAPHLTSPPATPKGDKEPLEMVRPPGPPRGGYGCPLLSDLTLSPVPRDSMLQLQDTYRYPSFVPQGHPGLGGAPKSGFLGPMGEPHPEDTFTVTSL; encoded by the coding sequence ATGCGTGTGAAGCCCCAGGGCCTGGTGGTGACCTCCAGTGCCGTGTGCAGCTCGCCCGACTACCTCCGGGAGCCCAAGTACTACCCCGGCGGCTCCCCCAGCCCCCGGCCCCTGCTCCCTGCTCGGTCCCCTGCCTGCCCGCCCAACAAGGCCTTCTCCCGAACCTTCCCCGAGGATCCCCATCCACCACCCCGAGGGGACCCCGGTACTCGGCGCCCACCGCTCCTCTCCAAGGGGGACGACCTGCTGCCCCCCCGCCCCCCGGTGCCCCCCCGGCCTTTCCCTCACGCCCGCTGCCCTGTGCCCGGCGGGGGGGGCTCCAAGCGCCGCTGGGGCAACGGGCGGGTGAACCTGCACCCAGTGGTGCAGCTTATCGACATCATGAAGGACCTGACGCGACTGTCCCAGGACCTGCAGCACAGCGGGGTCCACCTGGACTGCGGGGGCCTGCGGCTGAGCCGGCCCCCAGCTCCTCCCCCCGGCGATCTTCAATATAGTTTCTTCTCCTCACCCAGCCTGGCCAACAGCATCCGAAGTCCCGAGGAGCGGAATACCCCACATGGCAAGGCTGAGAGACCCGGGCGAGCCCTCTATGAGGCAGAGCCTGAGCAGAGGGGGAGCCCCGAGCCCGGCCAGGGAACGAGCCCCGGAGCCGCTACCGGCCTCCCCCAGGAACCGGAGCCTGACGCTCCCGACTACTCTGAGCTGGCCGATGCCGACATCCTCAGCGAGCTGGCCTCCCTCGCCTGCCCTGAGGCTCAGCTCCTCGAGGCCCAGGCCCTGGAGCCTCCGTCCCCCGAACCCGAGCCCCAGCTCCTGGACCAGCAGCCCCGCTTCCTGGATCCCCAGGTGCTAGAGCCTCTTGGGGAAACGCTGGAGTTACCACCGCTCCAACCGCTGGCCGACCCCCTGGGCCTGCCGGGCCTGGCCCTCCAGGCCCTGGAGACATTGCCCGATGCCCTCGAGACCCAGCTGCTTGACCCCCAGAGCCTCGACCCCCTGCCCAAGCTGCTCGAGGCCCCCAGCCACCACCTAGAGTCACAACCGCCGATGGCCAGCTGCCCGCTGCCCGAGCCCCTGCGGCTGGACCTGTGCCCTCCCCGAGGGCCGCTGGGGACCGAGGGTCACCCCAAGTACGCCCTGCGGCGGACTGATAAGCCAAAGATTTTGTGCCGCCGCCGCAAGGCGGGCCGGGGCAGGAAGGCAGATGCCTGCCCCGAAGGTCGCCTGCTGCCCCTGCCCATGCCTGTGGGCCTGGCGGCCGCCTTGGCAGAACCCGTGCCACCCCCACCAGCTGTTGTCCCAGTCCCTACCCCGGAGCCGGACACCGGGGCCCCTCGACCCCTCGTGCCCACCCGGAAGGGCAAGTGCCGGGGCGTTCGGCGGATGGTGGTGAAGATGGCCAAGATCCCCGTATCCCTCGGGCGCCGGAACAAGACCACGTACAAAGTGTCCTCCCTGAGTAGCAGCCTGAACGTGGAGGGCAAGGAGCTGGGGGTCCGGGTGTCGGCCGAGCCCACCCCCCTCCTGAAGATGAAGAACAACGGACGCAACGTGGTCGTGGTGTTCCCGCCTGGCGAGATGCCCATCATTCTGAAGCGCAAGAGGGGCCGCCCCCCCAAGAACCTGCTGCTGGGCCCCGGCAAGCCCAAGGAGCCCACCCCCGAGGTGAAGAAGCGGCGGCGGCGGAAGCAGAAACTGGCCTCCCCGCAGCCCTCCTACGCGGCCGACGCCAACGACAGCAAGGCCGATTACTCGGACGTGCTGGCCAAGCTGGCCTTCTTGAACCGCCAGAGCCAGTGTGCGGGCCGCTGCTCCCCGCCCCGCTGCTGGACCCCGAGCGAACCGGAGTCCGTGCACCAGGCTCCCGACACCCAGAGCATCTCCCACTTTTTGCACCGTGTCCAGGGCTTCCGCCGGCGGGGTGGGAAGGCGGGGGGCTTTGGCGGGCGGGGTGGCGGCCACGCCGCCAAGGCTGCCCGCTGCTCCTTCAGCGATTTCTTCGAGGGcattgggaagaaaaagaaggtggTGGCAGCAGCCGGGGTAGCGGGCATGGGCCATCCTGAGCTGGGTCACCCCCGCAAGAGGGGCCGGGTAGAAGTGGATGCGGGAGGGAAGCCCAAACGGAAAAGGCGAGCACGGAAGAACGGGACGCTGTTCCCAGAACAGACCCCTGGGGGTCAGAGCTTTGGGGACGGGGGCGCTGAGTGGACTGGGGAGAAGGGCAACGCCTGGGCTCCCCACCACGGACACCCCGGGAGCCAGGCCGGGCGAAACTGTAGCTACCAGGGGGCCGAGGCCCGGGCCTTCCCGTCATCTGGCCTAGAGAGCGGTGCCTCTGGCCGGGGTGGGTACTACGGGACGGGTACGCCCTCAGCCCAGGCAGAGCTCAGCCAGGAGCGCCACAGCCTCTTCACGGGCTATTTCCGTTCCCTGCTGGACTCAGATGACTCCTCGGATCTGCTGGACTTTGCCCTTTCCGCTTCCCGGCCCGAGTCACGCAAGTCATCGGGCACCTACACGGGGCCCCCCACCAGCACCCTGCCTGCTCAGGGCAGGGGCCTGGCCGCCTTCTCCAACCGGGGGGCCAAGGCCAACCCAGCCGTCGGTGGGGGTGGCACCGGGACAGAACCGTCCTTCCAGCCGGTCCTGCCCGCCCGCCAGGCTTTTCCTCCAGGGAGGGCGGCGGGCTACGGGGTGACCCCGGCCGCATCGGACTGTCGGGCCACCGAGGCCTTTCCGAAGTTGGCACCGCCCTCGGCCGTGGCTCGCTCGCCCACTGCCCACCCACCAGCGGGGACCTACCCCCAGTATAGCGGTTATGCGGCGGGCCAGGGCGTGTTCCCACCAGGGAAGCCCTTTTCGGGGCAAGACTGTGCCAACAGCAAGGACTGCAGCTTTGCCTATGGCAGCGGCAGCAGCCTCCCCGCCTCGCCCAGTAGCGCCCACAGTGCTGGCTATGCCCAGCCCACAGCAGGCCCCTGCCTGCCCTTGGGCAAAGCCTCCTTCTTTAACAGCTCCGAGGCGGCCCCTTTCTCTGGCTCGGCCCCCACGCCCCTGCGCTGCGACAGCCGCGCCAGCACCGTCTCCCCCGGGGGGTACATGGTGCCCAAGAGcaccgccgccaccgccgccccCTCCTTCCAGCCCTCCCCCGAGAATTGTCGGCAGTTCGCGGGAGCACCTCAGTGGCCTTTCCGGCAGGGCTACGGAGGCCTGGACTGGACCTCGGAGGCCTTCAGCCAGCTCTATAACCCCGGCTTCGACTGTCACATCAACGAGCCCAACGTGATCCTGGACATCTCCAACTACACCCCGCAGAAGGCCAAGCAGCAGACGGCCGTGTCGGAGACCTTCTCCGAGTCGTCCTCCGACAGCACCCAGTTCAACCAGCCCACGGGGGGCTACCGGCGGGCCAACAGCGAGGCCTCCTCCAGCGAAGGCCAGTCCAGCCTGTCGAGCCTGGAGAAGCTGATGATGGACTGGAACGAGGCGTCGTCGGCCCCCGGCTACAACTGGAACCAGACCGTCCTTTTCCAGAGTAGCTCCAAGCCTGGCCGGGGCCGGCGGAAGAAGGTGGACTTGTTCGAGGCCTCCCACTTGGGTTTCTCCTCTTCGTCGTCTTCGTCGCCGGCCACGGCCTCCTCTGCCTATCCCTCCAAGCGGAGCACCGGACCCAGGCAGCCCCGGGGGGCCCGGGGGGGTGGGGCCTGCTCGGGGAAGAAGGAGCGGGGGGGCGGGGCGAAGGCCAAGTTCATCCCCAAGCCGCAGCCGGTCAACCCCCTGTTCCAGGACAGCCCAGACCTGGGCCTGGACTACTATAGCGGGGACAGTAGCATGTCGCCTTTGCCCTCGCAGTCTCGGGCCTtcggggtgggggagagggatcAGTGTGACTACATCGGGCCCTACTCCATGAATCCGTCCACACCATCGGACGGCACCTTCGGCCAAGGGTTCCACTGCGACTCGCCCAGCCTGGGCCCTCCCCCGGACTTGGACAGCAAACATTTCCCCGGCCTCGGCCACCCCCTGGGCACGCCGGGCCCACAGACAGTGTTCGATTCGGGCCTCCAGAAGGCCTATTCCCCCAACTGCTCGCCAACACTGGCCTTCAAAGAGGACCTGCGGCCGGCCAAGCTGCCTGCCTGCGAGCCACTTAAACATGGCCTTCAGGGCACCGGCCTCGGCCATGCCCCCCACCTGAGCTGCCGGGACCTGCCCCTCGGCCAGACCCACTACGACTCGCCCAGCTGCAAAGGTGCCAGCTATTGGTACCCGCCGGGCTCCGCAGCACGCAGCCCACCCTACGAGGGCAAGGCTGGGTCGGGGCTGCTGGCTGACTTCCTGGGCAGGACGGAGGCCTCGTGCCTCAATGCCCCGCACCTCACCAGCCCCCCAGCCACGCCCAAAGGGGACAAGGAGCCCCTGGAGATGGTGCGGCCCCCGGGTCCCCCCCGAGGTGGCTACGGCTGCCCGCTCCTAAGTGACTTGACCCTGTCGCCTGTGCCGAGGGACTCCATGCTGCAGTTGCAGGACACATACAGGTACCCCAGCTTTGTGCCGCAGGGCCACCCTGGCCTGGGGGGTGCCCCGAAGAGCGGCTTCCTGGGGCCTATGGGGGAGCCCCACCCTGAGGACACTTTCACCGTCACCTCCCTGTAG